Proteins found in one Mytilus edulis chromosome 2, xbMytEdul2.2, whole genome shotgun sequence genomic segment:
- the LOC139512606 gene encoding kelch-like protein 20 → MNNKMERAASPARLAYTSDKHPRHTLESINVLRKHRELCDVVLIVGQRKIFAHRVILSACSPYFHAMFTGELAESRQTEVTIRDIDEAAMELLIDFCYTSNITVEESNVQTLLPAACLLQLAEIQDVCCEFLKRQLDPSNCLGIRAFADTHACRDLLRIADKFTQHNFQEVMESEEFMLLPVNQLVDIISSDELNVGSEEQVFNAVMSWVKYNTQERRCHLPTVTQHVRLPLMSPKFLVGTVGSDILIKSDESCRDLVDEAKNYLLLPQERPLMQGPRTRPRKPIRCGEVLFAVGGWCSGDAISSVERYDPQTNEWRMVAPMSKRRCGVGVTVLNDLLYAVGGHDGQSYLNSIERFDPQTNQWSGEVAPTSSCRTSVGVAVLDGYMYAVGGQDGVSCLNFVERYDPQLNKWAKVASMSTRRLGVGVAVLMGYLYAVGGSDGTSPLNTVERYDPRTNRWTPVAPMGTRRKHLGVAVYNNMIYAVGGRDDTTELSSAERYNPHSNTWQPVVAMTSRRSGVGLAVVNGQLMAIGGFDGTTYLKTIEVYDPETNSWKLCGGMNYRRLGGGVGVVRMPQNESHLW, encoded by the exons ATGAACAACAAAATGGAGAGAGCTGCTTCTCCTGCCAGACTTGCCTACACATCAGATAAACATCCAAGACATACATTAGAATCAATTAATGTCTTAAGGAAACACAGAGAACTATGTGATGTTGTCCTTATTGTTGGTCAAAGGAAAATATTTGCTCATCGTGTGATACTCTCTGCGTGCAGTCCATATTTTCATGCCATGTTTACAGGTGAACTTGCTGAGAGTAGACAGACAGAAGTGACAATTAGAGACATTGATGAGGCAGCTATGGAACTCCTCATTGACTTTTGTTACACATCCAACATAACAGTGGAAGAAAGTAATGTACAAACACTATTGCCAGCAGCTTGTTTATTACAGCTTGCTGAAATACAAGATGTTTGTTGTGAATTTCTTAAGAGACAATTAGATCCATCAAATTGTCTTGGTATAAGAGCATTTGCTGATACACATGCATGTAGAGATTTGTTACGGATAGCGGATAAATTTACCCAACATAATTTTCAAGAG GTAATGGAAAGTGAAGAATTCATGCTTTTACCAGTGAACCAGTTAGTGGATATAATATCTAGTGATGAATTAAATGTCGGATCAGAGGAACAAGTGTTTAATGCTGTCATGTCCTGGGTAAAATACAACACACAGGAACGAAGATGTCACCTACCCACT GTCACACAACATGTTAGATTACCCCTTATGAGCCCAAAGTTTTTAGTTGGAACAGTTGGTTCAGACATTTTAATAAAGAGTGATGAATCCTGTCGAGATCTTGTTGATGAAGCCAAAAATTATCTGTTATTGCCACAAGAAAGGCCATTGATGCAAGGACCAAGAACAAGACCAAGAAAACCAATTAGATGTGGAGAAGTACTCTTTGCAG TTGGAGGTTGGTGCAGTGGTGATGCAATTTCAAGTGTTGAACGTTATGATCCTCAAACAAATGAATGGCGGATGGTTGCACCAATGAGTAAACGGAGATGTGGAGTGGGAGTAACtgttctgaatgatctattgtaTGCAGTTGGAGGACATGATGGCCAGTCATATCTAAATAGCATTGAAAG ATTTGATCCCCAGACAAATCAGTGGAGTGGTGAGGTAGCTCCTACCAGTTCCTGTAGAACAAGTGTGGGTGTGGCAGTGTTAGATGGATATATGTATGCTGTTGGGGGTCAGGATGGGGTATCATGTCTCAATTTTGTTGAAAG ATATGACCCTCAATTAAATAAATGGGCTAAGGTAGCCTCAATGAGTACGAGAAGATTAGGAGTAGGTGTAGCTGTACTGATGGGCTACCTTTATGCTGTAGGAGGAAGTGATGGTACATCACCTTTAAATACAG TTGAACGTTATGATCCAAGAACCAATCGTTGGACACCTGTTGCTCCCATGGGAACAAGACGTAAACACCTAGGTGTAGCAGTGTATAATAACATGATATATGCTGTTGGAGGCAGGGATGATACCACAGAATTGAGCAGTGCTGAAAGATATAATCCACATTCTAATACATGGCAACCTGTTGTTGCTATGACCTCTAGAAGAAGTGGG GTTGGTTTAGCAGTAGTAAATGGGCAGCTTATGGCTATTGGAGGATTTGATGGTACAACATACTTAAAAACAATTGAAGTTTATGATCCTGAAACAAACAGCTGGAAATTATGTGGTGGAATGAACTACCGACGGCTTGGAGGAGGTGTAGGTGTGGTCAGAATGCCACAGAATGAATCTCATTTATGGTGA